One part of the Brevundimonas sp. NIBR11 genome encodes these proteins:
- a CDS encoding chemotaxis protein CheW, producing the protein MSDAHIQGLVSIRVADQTFGVPVLSVQDVIAAVRIDVVPLAPPEVAGSLNLRGRIVTAIDIRKRLGMAPRPADAPHMSVIVERSGELYALQVDDVGDVLWLAVADQEPAPITLSPDWRGVCDGLYRLDGELMLVLDVERFLTLTPPHAPLHAQAA; encoded by the coding sequence ATGTCCGACGCGCACATCCAGGGCCTCGTCTCCATCCGTGTCGCGGACCAGACCTTCGGCGTCCCCGTGCTGTCGGTTCAGGACGTCATCGCCGCCGTCCGCATCGATGTCGTCCCCCTGGCCCCGCCCGAGGTCGCCGGCTCCCTGAACTTGCGCGGCCGGATCGTCACCGCCATCGACATCCGCAAACGACTCGGCATGGCGCCGCGCCCCGCCGACGCTCCGCACATGAGCGTCATCGTCGAGCGTTCCGGCGAACTCTACGCGCTTCAGGTCGACGACGTCGGCGACGTCCTGTGGCTCGCCGTCGCCGATCAGGAGCCGGCCCCCATCACCCTCAGCCCCGACTGGCGCGGCGTCTGCGACGGCCTCTACCGCCTCGACGGAGAGCTGATGCTGGTCCTCGACGTCGAACGGTTCCTGACCCTCACACCCCCTCACGCCCCCCTCCACGCCCAAGCGGCCTGA